Proteins found in one Lepeophtheirus salmonis chromosome 9, UVic_Lsal_1.4, whole genome shotgun sequence genomic segment:
- the LOC121124161 gene encoding uncharacterized protein — protein sequence MKCSIFVALVLVGITTSEVSKPSFLFEGSWLEMKESRTGVVEYLKLFGINETSANAYSNGPMTMECIQLTENGYKVTGIQPSGVPYNASITWRKEAKSPYTSFGVEMEFDAEVLKDNATHYNVLRFNAYNKTSGSLVFFTQRVFTSEGYMNYSHTQAATKKTAYTLYQKQE from the exons ATGAAGTGTTCTATCTTTGTAGCTCTTGTTCTGGTTGGAATAACGACTTCTGAGGTGTCCAA GCCATCCTTTTTGTTTGAAGGATCATGGCTTGAAATGAAGGAAAGCCGAACTGGTGTTGTAGAGTACTTAAAGCTGTTTGGCATAAACGAAACCAGTGCCAATGCATATAGCAATGGTCCAATGACGATGGAATGTATTCAATTGACTGAAAATGGTTACAAAGTTACTGGAATAC AGCCCAGTGGTGTTCCCTATAATGCATCTATAACATGGAGAAAGGAAGCAAAAAGCCCATACACATCTTTTGGAGTTGAAATGGAATTTGATGCAGAGGTTTTGAAAGACAATGCTACACATTATAATGTATTGCGTTTCAATGCTTATAACAAAACATCTGGCTCTCTGGTTTTTTTCACTCAACGCGTTTTTACGAGTGAAGGGTACATGAATTATAGTCATACACAGGCTGCAACGAAGAAAACCGCTTACACTCTATACCAAAAACAGGAGTAA